The Myxococcus virescens genome has a segment encoding these proteins:
- a CDS encoding CRISPR-associated endonuclease Cas3'': MKKDLGLPEQPAVPRVVTAEPLAHVAEDGRAHLLREHLEAVGQWAAMLAPREDLRAPALATGRWHDLGKYTQDFWYRIRAENGFEAHLEKEGALERDHSTAGALWALSRDARLLPLALAIAGHHAGLPDLAAFKERLRREGKQALLSDARARCDVPALLDGPLGFEPGALLRLEPLRLELWTRMLFSLLCDADFLDTEAFFDASRGAKREVPVTLSQLAERLRGFLDEKQRVAPDTEVNRVRREVLSAAVEAASLHPGVFSLTVPTGGGKTLTSMAFALEHARRHGLQRVIVAIPYTSIIEQSADVYRQAFQGLEHAVIEHHSAVDPEKETALNRVASENWDAPVIVTTTVQLLESLFARRPSACRKLHRVARSVIVLDEAQTLPPSLLAPILDGLGALVKDYDCSVVICTATQPALGRRPDFEEGLPDAREIVPASVRAFERLRRVRVRWPTLGRKLPYTELADAVAAERDVLAVVHLRDDARRLCELVDERLGHQETLHLSALMCPEHRSEVLADIKARKRRGEPVRLVATQLVEAGVDLDFRVVFRGLGGLDSLAQAAGRCNREGLLDGLGELRVYEPETQPPRGVPRAAQDVTRGLLEQAPDLDLFAPASFQRYFERLYATRKLDEKGIQDLRAKLQFEAVSKAFKLVEDDWSASVVVPYGNREALLDVLRQLGPSRERLRALQRFTVTVPRKVREAWLARELARLAAETVAYLGPEHSSAYHERFGLLLDRVGILDPSFLIPG; encoded by the coding sequence ATGAAGAAGGACCTCGGGCTTCCGGAGCAGCCCGCCGTGCCACGCGTGGTCACGGCGGAGCCATTGGCTCACGTTGCAGAAGACGGCCGGGCTCATCTGTTGCGCGAGCACTTGGAGGCCGTGGGGCAGTGGGCTGCGATGCTGGCGCCGCGAGAGGATTTGCGTGCGCCGGCCCTGGCCACCGGGCGCTGGCATGACCTGGGCAAGTACACACAGGACTTCTGGTATCGCATCCGCGCGGAGAATGGCTTCGAGGCGCACCTGGAGAAAGAGGGCGCGCTGGAGCGAGACCACTCGACGGCCGGGGCGCTCTGGGCGCTGAGCCGGGATGCCCGCTTGCTCCCGCTGGCCCTGGCGATCGCCGGGCACCACGCGGGGCTGCCGGACCTGGCGGCGTTCAAGGAGCGCCTAAGGCGCGAAGGGAAGCAGGCGTTGCTCTCGGATGCGAGGGCTCGCTGTGATGTCCCCGCCCTGCTGGACGGTCCACTCGGCTTTGAGCCGGGCGCGCTGCTGCGGCTCGAGCCGCTCCGGTTGGAGCTTTGGACACGGATGCTCTTCTCGCTCCTGTGCGACGCGGACTTCCTGGACACGGAAGCCTTCTTCGATGCGAGCCGGGGCGCGAAGCGCGAGGTACCGGTGACGCTGTCCCAGCTCGCCGAACGCCTCCGTGGTTTCTTGGATGAGAAACAGCGCGTGGCCCCGGACACGGAGGTCAACCGGGTGCGGCGCGAGGTGCTCTCGGCCGCGGTGGAGGCGGCGTCCCTGCATCCGGGCGTCTTCAGCCTCACTGTGCCCACGGGCGGGGGCAAGACGCTGACGTCCATGGCCTTCGCGCTCGAGCACGCGCGGCGGCATGGGCTCCAGCGCGTCATCGTCGCCATTCCCTATACGTCCATCATCGAGCAGAGCGCGGATGTGTACCGCCAGGCTTTCCAGGGGCTGGAGCACGCCGTCATCGAACATCACTCCGCCGTCGACCCGGAGAAGGAGACGGCGCTCAACCGCGTCGCCAGTGAGAACTGGGATGCGCCCGTCATCGTCACGACCACGGTGCAGCTCCTGGAGAGCCTCTTCGCCCGCCGACCGTCGGCGTGCCGCAAGCTGCATCGGGTGGCCCGGAGCGTCATCGTGCTCGACGAGGCCCAGACGCTGCCGCCGTCGCTGCTGGCGCCCATCCTGGATGGCCTGGGCGCGCTGGTGAAGGACTACGACTGCTCCGTGGTCATCTGTACCGCCACGCAGCCCGCACTGGGCCGCCGCCCGGACTTTGAAGAGGGCCTGCCGGACGCGCGCGAAATCGTCCCAGCCTCGGTGCGCGCCTTCGAGCGGCTGCGCCGGGTGCGGGTGCGGTGGCCTACCCTGGGGCGCAAGCTCCCCTATACCGAACTGGCCGACGCCGTGGCGGCCGAGCGGGACGTCCTCGCGGTGGTGCACCTTCGGGACGACGCACGTCGGCTCTGCGAACTCGTGGATGAACGGCTGGGGCACCAGGAGACGCTGCACCTGTCCGCGCTGATGTGTCCGGAGCATCGCTCGGAGGTGCTCGCGGACATCAAGGCCCGCAAGAGGCGTGGGGAGCCGGTACGACTGGTGGCCACTCAGCTCGTCGAGGCGGGTGTGGACCTGGACTTCCGTGTCGTCTTCCGTGGATTGGGAGGACTGGATTCGCTGGCCCAGGCCGCGGGCCGGTGCAACCGGGAAGGGTTGTTGGACGGGCTCGGCGAGCTGCGCGTCTACGAACCCGAGACCCAGCCACCCCGAGGCGTTCCGCGCGCCGCCCAGGACGTGACTCGCGGTTTGCTGGAGCAGGCGCCCGACCTGGACCTGTTCGCGCCCGCGAGCTTCCAACGGTACTTCGAGCGGCTCTATGCCACCCGCAAGCTGGACGAGAAGGGCATCCAGGACCTGCGCGCGAAGCTCCAATTCGAAGCGGTGTCCAAGGCCTTCAAGCTCGTGGAGGACGACTGGAGCGCGTCGGTGGTGGTGCCTTACGGGAACCGCGAGGCGCTCCTCGATGTGCTGCGTCAGTTGGGCCCCTCGCGAGAGCGCCTGCGTGCGCTGCAACGCTTCACGGTGACGGTCCCCCGCAAGGTTCGGGAGGCCTGGCTGGCTCGGGAGTTGGCCCGGCTCGCGGCGGAGACGGTGGCGTACCTGGGGCCGGAGCATTCGTCCGCGTACCACGAGCGCTTCGGCCTTCTTCTGGACCGGGTCGGCATCCTCGACCCGTCCTTCCTCATTCCCGGCTGA
- the cas5c gene encoding type I-C CRISPR-associated protein Cas5c has translation MKSTADRRFRVRARGPVACFTRPEMKAERVSYEVMTPSAARGVLEAILWKPAIRWHIHEIAVLAPVKWTSFRRNEVNSRATVGRFDYAADEDRAQRNTVALRDVDYVITASFTLVPGKAGPEDNARKFEDMFERRLERGQFFHAPYLGCREFAARVEPAEDGLLPHEAGSGRRPLGLMFYDFVFDEPGAPVRPEFFQAFLEDGVLRVPPRAQVLGGGAS, from the coding sequence ATGAAATCGACGGCAGACAGGCGGTTTCGCGTGAGGGCCCGGGGGCCCGTGGCGTGCTTCACGCGACCCGAGATGAAAGCGGAGCGCGTCAGCTACGAGGTGATGACCCCCTCGGCCGCGCGCGGCGTGCTGGAGGCCATCCTGTGGAAGCCGGCCATCCGCTGGCACATCCATGAAATCGCCGTGCTCGCGCCGGTGAAGTGGACCAGCTTCCGCCGAAACGAGGTCAACAGCCGCGCGACGGTAGGCAGGTTCGACTACGCGGCGGACGAGGACCGGGCTCAGCGCAACACGGTGGCGCTGCGCGATGTGGATTACGTCATCACCGCGTCCTTCACGCTGGTGCCCGGGAAGGCGGGGCCCGAGGACAACGCGCGCAAGTTCGAGGACATGTTCGAGCGGCGCCTGGAGCGGGGTCAGTTCTTCCATGCGCCCTACCTGGGCTGCCGTGAGTTCGCGGCCCGGGTAGAGCCCGCCGAGGACGGTCTGCTGCCTCATGAAGCGGGCAGCGGTCGGCGGCCATTGGGGCTCATGTTCTACGACTTCGTCTTCGACGAGCCCGGAGCGCCCGTGCGCCCCGAGTTCTTCCAGGCGTTCCTGGAGGATGGCGTGCTGCGCGTGCCGCCCCGGGCCCAAGTGCTGGGGGGAGGTGCCTCATGA
- the cas8c gene encoding type I-C CRISPR-associated protein Cas8c/Csd1: MMLTALNDFARERGLTDDPLYEVKPVDFFIRISAAGKFVSLESTAGEDGRGKPLSIPRLPQRSVNIAAGFFADNPKYVLAYEKDAPKAKAGGVEKRVARLDAFLKPVREVSAETKDPEARAVESFLTSEAERRKVLAARDADEWTGSELLAFVVGDATAPVHQNPAIRACWERRSGEKRALGRTARCLVTGQEGVVALTHPKLKNVPEAQSSGASLVSFNAPAFSSHGLEQGDNAPISQEAALGYVLALNDMLRRTEQRRFRQGIQLGDGSVLVFWTRASPSEESLLLSWMDPTEEDLQRFTESPFHGLQPGALDDRAFYAVTLTGNAGRVAVRDWFESRVGEVKRNILRYFDDLRIGNAPTGPTPIYRLLKAVEAPSGRGLSPDVATRMVGAALRGLHFPRQLLTSALDRLRLPPADDRFEREQLRLRVALIKATLLRLPRSGTTPLEVTVSLDKNNASQPYVLGRLFAVLERLQGAALKDLNATIRDRYFGAASRNPVTVFPRLLQLSVHHASKAGENGRWLERTKGEVMALLPPERFPRVLGLEDQGLFAVGYYHQREAFFTKREAPAPGESDASSS, from the coding sequence ATGATGCTGACGGCACTGAACGACTTCGCCCGTGAGCGCGGGCTCACGGACGACCCGCTCTACGAAGTGAAGCCCGTGGACTTCTTCATCCGCATCAGCGCGGCGGGGAAGTTCGTCTCACTGGAGAGCACAGCGGGAGAGGACGGGCGGGGAAAGCCCCTCTCGATTCCCCGGCTGCCGCAGCGCTCGGTGAACATCGCGGCGGGCTTCTTCGCGGACAACCCGAAGTACGTCCTTGCTTACGAAAAGGACGCGCCCAAGGCGAAGGCGGGGGGCGTGGAGAAGCGCGTGGCCCGGCTGGACGCCTTCTTGAAGCCGGTGCGCGAGGTCTCCGCGGAGACGAAGGACCCGGAGGCCCGAGCCGTGGAGTCCTTCCTCACGAGCGAGGCCGAGCGGCGCAAGGTGCTGGCGGCTCGCGACGCGGATGAATGGACGGGCTCTGAGCTGCTCGCCTTCGTCGTCGGCGATGCCACGGCGCCCGTGCATCAAAACCCGGCCATTCGCGCCTGCTGGGAGCGGCGCTCCGGCGAGAAGCGCGCGCTGGGACGGACGGCGCGGTGCCTGGTGACAGGTCAGGAAGGGGTGGTGGCCCTCACGCATCCCAAGCTGAAGAACGTCCCGGAAGCCCAGTCGTCGGGCGCTTCACTGGTGTCCTTCAACGCGCCCGCGTTTTCGTCACACGGTCTGGAGCAGGGGGACAATGCCCCCATCTCCCAGGAGGCGGCGCTGGGCTACGTGCTGGCGCTCAACGACATGCTCCGGAGGACGGAGCAGCGCCGCTTCCGGCAGGGCATCCAACTGGGGGATGGCTCGGTGCTGGTCTTCTGGACGCGCGCTTCACCTTCCGAGGAGAGCCTCCTGTTGTCGTGGATGGACCCGACGGAGGAGGACCTCCAGCGCTTCACCGAGTCGCCGTTTCACGGGTTGCAGCCTGGGGCGCTGGATGACCGGGCCTTCTATGCCGTGACGTTGACGGGGAACGCGGGGCGCGTCGCGGTGCGTGACTGGTTCGAGTCGCGCGTGGGCGAAGTGAAGCGGAACATCCTGCGCTACTTCGATGACCTGCGCATCGGCAACGCCCCCACAGGGCCAACGCCCATCTACCGGCTGCTCAAGGCCGTGGAGGCGCCGTCCGGACGGGGTTTGTCTCCGGACGTCGCGACCCGGATGGTGGGGGCGGCGCTGCGGGGGCTGCACTTTCCGCGTCAACTCCTGACATCCGCGCTGGACCGGCTGCGGCTGCCACCCGCCGACGACAGGTTCGAGCGCGAACAACTGCGGCTCCGCGTCGCGCTCATCAAGGCCACCCTGCTGCGACTCCCTCGAAGTGGAACCACTCCCCTGGAGGTCACCGTGTCTCTGGACAAGAACAACGCCTCACAGCCCTATGTGCTCGGCCGCCTCTTCGCCGTGCTGGAGCGGTTGCAGGGCGCGGCGTTGAAGGACCTCAACGCCACCATCCGCGACCGTTACTTCGGCGCCGCGTCTCGCAATCCCGTCACCGTCTTCCCCCGGCTGCTCCAACTCTCCGTCCACCACGCCTCCAAGGCGGGCGAGAACGGCAGGTGGCTGGAGCGCACGAAGGGCGAGGTCATGGCGCTGCTTCCTCCAGAGCGATTCCCACGGGTGCTCGGCCTGGAGGACCAGGGCCTCTTCGCCGTCGGCTACTACCACCAACGCGAGGCGTTCTTCACCAAGCGCGAGGCGCCGGCTCCAGGGGAGTCCGACGCGTCCTCCTCCTGA